A section of the Cryobacterium soli genome encodes:
- a CDS encoding amidase: MDLAEYASHDAVGLRDAIRAGAVSAAEVERLARDAVDSVNADLNALARPLFDPALAAEATGPFAGVPFLIKDSGPFARGVQFALGSRSIRGVAAGADHELMARFRAAGLVAIGQTTAPEFGLNFATEPVRTGPTVNPWALDRGVGGSSGGSAALVAAGAVPLAHANDAAGSIRVPAACCGIVGLKPSRGRTPSGPLAGEAGFGLIGEFALTRSIRDTAHLLDAVGSPSIGEKYTLPAPIVPFARSHRQDPGRLRVALVTEAWSGVPVDAQVAAAAIAVGRTLEWIGHSVADARPEIDPDDIVEAEMLAVLASGAALLRAPRRPDPARLEAVSRVVLDETARASALDVAAAIDAQHRVTRAIGLFFTRYDLLLTPTVAQLPLRVGTLDYNEAGHTARSWIRRILEFGPFTAPFNISGHPAISLPLGQSREGLPIGVQLVAAYGRDDLLLQAAAQLEQALPWADRLPPIHTDQV; this comes from the coding sequence GTGGACCTCGCCGAATACGCCTCGCACGATGCTGTGGGCCTCCGCGACGCCATCCGCGCCGGTGCGGTGTCGGCGGCCGAGGTCGAGCGACTCGCCCGCGATGCCGTGGACTCGGTCAACGCCGACCTGAACGCCCTGGCCCGCCCGCTGTTCGACCCCGCGCTGGCGGCCGAGGCGACCGGCCCGTTCGCGGGCGTTCCCTTCCTGATCAAGGACAGCGGGCCGTTCGCTCGCGGTGTGCAGTTCGCGCTGGGCAGCCGGAGCATCCGGGGGGTCGCGGCCGGCGCCGACCATGAGTTGATGGCGCGTTTCCGCGCCGCCGGACTGGTGGCGATCGGCCAGACCACCGCCCCTGAATTCGGGCTGAACTTCGCCACCGAACCTGTGCGCACCGGCCCCACCGTGAACCCCTGGGCACTCGACCGCGGGGTCGGCGGCTCCAGCGGAGGCAGCGCGGCGCTCGTGGCCGCAGGAGCGGTTCCGCTCGCGCACGCCAACGACGCCGCCGGGTCGATCCGGGTGCCCGCGGCCTGCTGCGGCATCGTGGGCCTCAAACCCAGCCGGGGCCGCACGCCCAGTGGTCCCCTGGCCGGTGAGGCCGGCTTCGGATTGATCGGCGAATTCGCGCTCACCCGCAGCATCCGGGACACCGCCCACCTGCTCGATGCCGTGGGCTCCCCCAGCATCGGGGAGAAATACACCCTGCCCGCACCGATCGTTCCGTTCGCGAGGTCGCACCGGCAGGATCCCGGCCGTCTGCGCGTCGCCCTGGTGACAGAGGCCTGGTCGGGGGTGCCGGTGGACGCGCAGGTCGCCGCCGCGGCCATAGCCGTGGGGCGCACCCTCGAGTGGATCGGGCATTCGGTCGCCGACGCCCGACCCGAGATCGATCCGGACGATATCGTCGAGGCCGAGATGCTGGCCGTGCTGGCCAGCGGCGCCGCCCTGCTGCGTGCCCCGCGCCGCCCGGACCCGGCTCGGCTCGAGGCCGTCTCCCGGGTGGTGCTCGACGAGACGGCCCGGGCCAGCGCACTCGATGTCGCGGCCGCCATCGACGCCCAACACCGGGTGACCCGGGCGATCGGCCTGTTCTTCACCAGGTACGACCTGCTACTCACCCCGACCGTGGCCCAGCTGCCGCTGCGGGTAGGAACCCTGGACTACAACGAGGCCGGCCACACGGCCCGGTCGTGGATCCGCCGCATTCTCGAGTTCGGACCGTTCACCGCGCCGTTCAATATCTCCGGACATCCCGCGATCAGCCTGCCGCTCGGCCAGAGTCGCGAGGGACTGCCGATCGGGGTGCAGCTCGTGGCGGCGTACGGCCGCGACGACCTGCTGCTGCAGGCGGCGGCGCAGCTCGAGCAGGCGCTGCCGTGGGCCGACCGGCTGCCACCGATCCACACCGACCAGGTGTGA